The following coding sequences are from one Longimicrobiales bacterium window:
- a CDS encoding CopD family protein — translation MITALTTFQQWLLFSGTTVVVGCVAWRVLVMPRALKVLAAENATTITRIEQRVASLGLISTGVLFVAWTLRLVVQVMGFRDPFVPLRDDVSFLLFEIFWGSVWIAQGAVLTLLAVALWLAGRKSRSTSEAAQPEAPVVLSAGWAVAMPLVVTLAATLAMSGHAMGVDSARTLAVTVDATHTLAAGVWMGTLAVILTVGRVRGENSPAIFASQIRSFSPLALVSGITLVAMGAGLAWKHLHAVSDLWTLTYGRLLSAKVALALVIFGLGFLNWRRGLPLCDTEQGAEVVGRRGVWEVSLAAVVILVTAVLVHSAKP, via the coding sequence TTGATTACTGCGCTGACCACGTTCCAGCAGTGGCTCCTCTTCAGCGGTACCACAGTGGTCGTGGGGTGCGTCGCCTGGCGGGTCTTGGTCATGCCTCGCGCGCTAAAGGTGCTGGCCGCAGAAAATGCGACAACCATCACGCGTATAGAACAACGGGTCGCCTCGCTCGGCCTGATTTCGACAGGCGTTCTTTTCGTAGCGTGGACCCTGCGGCTGGTCGTGCAGGTCATGGGCTTTCGAGATCCCTTCGTTCCCCTGCGGGACGACGTCTCGTTCCTGCTCTTTGAAATTTTTTGGGGTTCCGTCTGGATCGCCCAGGGCGCAGTTCTGACCCTGCTCGCCGTGGCCTTGTGGCTGGCGGGTCGAAAAAGTCGCAGTACCTCTGAGGCGGCACAGCCGGAGGCCCCGGTCGTTCTGAGCGCCGGATGGGCGGTGGCTATGCCCCTCGTCGTCACGCTCGCGGCAACGCTCGCCATGTCTGGACACGCGATGGGTGTCGACTCGGCGCGAACGCTTGCCGTGACCGTGGACGCGACGCACACGCTCGCGGCGGGGGTGTGGATGGGCACACTGGCGGTGATCCTGACAGTCGGCCGCGTTCGTGGGGAGAACAGTCCGGCGATTTTCGCCTCACAGATCCGAAGCTTCTCACCTCTGGCGTTGGTCAGCGGGATCACGCTCGTGGCGATGGGCGCGGGACTGGCGTGGAAGCATTTGCATGCAGTGTCCGATCTGTGGACACTGACCTATGGGCGCCTCTTGTCTGCGAAGGTCGCACTGGCTCTCGTGATTTTTGGCCTTGGCTTCCTGAACTGGAGACGGGGTCTGCCCCTCTGCGACACGGAGCAGGGAGCCGAAGTGGTTGGGCGCCGTGGTGTATGGGAGGTGTCCCTTGCCGCTGTCGTCATTTTGGTGACCGCCGTGCTGGTGCACTCGGCAAAGCCGTAG
- a CDS encoding copper resistance protein CopC: protein MSRRDIVERTRRVALTALGLVLLVAGTARSASVIPHVAPHITLDASTPADEEVLDGEVSEVRLFFSEAPLMRGASIRVVNSSRQLIRSSPPEADSEDPRQLSVQIAAGLSGGKYVIQWRCIADDGHVMRGSFTFDVVGR from the coding sequence ATGAGTCGTCGAGATATCGTTGAACGAACGCGCCGGGTAGCGCTCACTGCCCTCGGCTTGGTTCTGCTGGTTGCTGGGACGGCGAGGTCAGCTTCCGTGATCCCACACGTGGCCCCGCACATCACGCTCGATGCCTCGACGCCGGCCGACGAGGAAGTCCTGGACGGCGAAGTGAGCGAGGTCCGCCTTTTCTTTTCTGAGGCTCCGCTCATGCGTGGCGCTTCGATCCGCGTTGTGAACTCCTCCCGCCAGCTCATTCGGAGCAGTCCGCCGGAGGCCGACTCCGAGGATCCAAGGCAGCTCTCGGTTCAGATCGCTGCCGGGCTGTCTGGAGGGAAGTATGTCATTCAATGGCGCTGCATTGCGGACGATGGCCATGTGATGCGGGGTTCGTTCACCTTCGACGTTGTCGGGCGTTGA
- a CDS encoding Re/Si-specific NAD(P)(+) transhydrogenase subunit alpha, with amino-acid sequence MKVGIPTEVENGERRVATSPEAVVRLIELGFEVAVQSGAGDGCGMPDTMLAEAGAEIVPDAATLWASADLVIKVNPPTETEVDLLHEGGQLVSLIFPGQNEALVGKLGDRNATVIALDCIPRISRAQKMDVLSSMANISGYRAVLEAANVYPRYFMPQITAAGKTPPAKVLIIGVGVAGLSAIGAARGLGGEVRAFDTRLATREQVQSMGAAFLELDFDEDGDGGGGYGKVMTKEFIDAEMALFAEQAKDVDIIITTALIPGRKAPILITKEMVDSMKPGSVIVDLAAANGGNCEYTVPGEIATVADGRVKVIGYTDLTSRLPSHASRFFSSNVVHLLDDMVGEEGFRIDEEDEVVRGALVLRDGEMKWPPPALARPEPPAAQADESSVEKAGEKLPAPVASSSVAAPKKETPAASSAGRNIATAVAAVALALLGMYAPTDFLQHFTVFVLAVFVGWQVVWSVTAALHTPLMSVTNAISGIIIVGGLLQAGSGELDLAGILGALAILFASINVVGGFAVTRRMLEMFKPRSST; translated from the coding sequence TTGAAGGTCGGAATACCTACTGAAGTCGAGAACGGTGAGAGACGCGTCGCGACTTCACCCGAGGCGGTCGTACGTCTGATCGAACTCGGTTTCGAAGTTGCCGTGCAGAGTGGCGCCGGTGATGGCTGCGGCATGCCTGATACCATGCTGGCCGAGGCCGGAGCCGAGATCGTCCCCGACGCTGCGACGCTCTGGGCTTCGGCGGATCTGGTGATCAAGGTCAACCCGCCGACGGAAACTGAAGTCGACCTCCTGCACGAAGGGGGGCAGCTGGTCTCGCTGATCTTCCCCGGCCAAAACGAGGCGCTCGTTGGCAAGCTGGGTGACCGAAACGCTACGGTCATCGCGCTCGACTGCATTCCGCGCATTAGCCGGGCGCAAAAGATGGACGTCCTCAGTTCGATGGCGAACATCTCCGGCTACAGGGCCGTGCTCGAGGCCGCCAACGTGTACCCCCGCTACTTCATGCCGCAGATCACCGCGGCGGGAAAGACGCCCCCGGCGAAGGTTCTGATCATCGGAGTCGGAGTCGCGGGTCTCTCGGCGATCGGGGCTGCACGAGGTCTGGGCGGCGAAGTTCGGGCTTTCGACACGCGCCTCGCTACACGTGAGCAAGTGCAATCCATGGGCGCGGCGTTCCTCGAACTCGATTTCGACGAAGACGGTGACGGTGGCGGTGGCTACGGCAAGGTCATGACCAAGGAGTTCATCGACGCAGAGATGGCTCTCTTCGCCGAGCAGGCGAAGGATGTCGACATCATCATCACCACGGCGCTGATCCCTGGCCGGAAGGCCCCCATCCTCATTACGAAAGAGATGGTGGACTCGATGAAGCCGGGTTCGGTCATCGTCGATCTCGCCGCGGCCAACGGGGGCAACTGTGAGTACACCGTGCCTGGGGAGATCGCCACTGTTGCCGATGGCCGTGTGAAGGTCATCGGGTACACCGATCTCACTTCACGGCTGCCCAGCCACGCTAGTCGATTTTTCAGTTCGAACGTCGTCCATCTTCTGGATGACATGGTCGGTGAAGAAGGCTTCCGCATCGACGAGGAAGACGAGGTCGTTCGTGGAGCGCTCGTCTTGCGAGATGGTGAGATGAAGTGGCCTCCACCGGCATTAGCACGGCCCGAACCTCCGGCCGCGCAGGCTGATGAGTCGTCGGTCGAGAAGGCTGGCGAGAAACTGCCAGCCCCGGTCGCGAGCAGTAGCGTCGCTGCCCCCAAGAAGGAGACTCCAGCTGCTTCATCGGCGGGGCGCAACATCGCTACCGCGGTCGCAGCCGTCGCCTTGGCTTTGCTGGGGATGTACGCACCGACCGATTTCCTGCAGCACTTCACGGTGTTCGTGCTGGCGGTATTCGTCGGCTGGCAGGTTGTCTGGAGCGTCACAGCCGCATTGCACACTCCGCTGATGAGCGTCACCAACGCCATCTCGGGGATCATCATCGTTGGAGGCCTGCTCCAGGCAGGCAGCGGTGAACTCGACCTCGCCGGTATCCTCGGCGCTCTCGCGATTCTCTTCGCCAGCATCAACGTGGTCGGCGGCTTCGCCGTGACTCGACGAATGCTCGAAATGTTCAAGCCGAGGAGCTCGACATGA
- a CDS encoding NAD(P)(+) transhydrogenase (Re/Si-specific) subunit beta, translated as MMGLLVVAYLTAAVLFILSLGGLSRQDTAARGNVYGMVGMAIAVAATALIPASADFAVQFSPALIGSLVVGGAIGFTLAARVGMTSMPQLVAMLHSFVGLAAVLVAYSTYLNPAMGHAAEGAASIVHGTELWLAVFIGAPTFTGSIIAWAKLDGRMSGTPLLLPGRHWFNLISLLTCIGLAVPFMQAPGIEGLPYLGIMTAIACVLGVHLVMAIGGADMPVVVSLLNSYSGWTAAAAGFMLGNDLLIVTGALVGSSGAILSYIMCQAMNRSIWGVVFGGFGTGDSKPAAAPVDPDDQGDVVAMAAEELARQMADVRRVVIVPGYGMAVAQAQYIVRELTSKLKERNVDVRYAIHPVAGRLPGHMNVLLAEAGIPYDIVLEMDEINDDFSRTDLVLVIGANDIVNPGALEDESSPIYGMPVCEVWKSDLVVVFKRSMGTGYAGVQNPLFFKENTRMLFGDAKESVTKLVAGL; from the coding sequence ATGATGGGCCTGCTCGTAGTGGCCTATCTCACGGCCGCAGTGCTCTTCATCCTCAGCCTGGGCGGCCTCAGTCGACAGGACACCGCCGCCCGTGGAAACGTCTACGGCATGGTCGGGATGGCGATCGCCGTAGCTGCTACCGCACTCATACCGGCAAGCGCGGACTTCGCGGTGCAGTTTTCACCCGCCCTGATCGGATCGCTCGTCGTGGGTGGCGCCATCGGCTTCACGCTGGCGGCCCGCGTTGGCATGACGTCGATGCCTCAGCTCGTGGCGATGCTCCACAGCTTCGTCGGGCTGGCCGCCGTTCTCGTTGCTTACAGCACCTATCTGAACCCGGCCATGGGGCACGCGGCAGAAGGCGCGGCCTCGATCGTACACGGGACCGAACTCTGGCTGGCCGTATTCATTGGCGCACCAACCTTCACCGGCTCAATCATCGCCTGGGCGAAGCTCGATGGTCGTATGTCGGGGACGCCACTGCTATTGCCGGGTCGCCACTGGTTCAACCTGATCTCACTGCTGACCTGCATTGGGCTGGCTGTGCCGTTCATGCAGGCGCCGGGCATCGAAGGCCTGCCGTACCTAGGCATCATGACCGCGATCGCCTGTGTGCTTGGCGTGCACCTCGTCATGGCGATCGGTGGGGCCGATATGCCAGTCGTCGTCTCACTGCTAAACAGTTACTCCGGGTGGACCGCGGCCGCAGCCGGGTTCATGCTCGGCAACGACTTGCTGATCGTTACGGGCGCGCTCGTGGGTAGCTCGGGCGCCATCCTCAGCTACATCATGTGCCAAGCCATGAACCGCTCGATCTGGGGCGTGGTCTTCGGGGGCTTCGGGACGGGCGACAGCAAGCCCGCGGCCGCCCCAGTCGATCCGGACGACCAGGGCGATGTTGTTGCCATGGCGGCAGAAGAACTGGCACGGCAGATGGCCGACGTACGCCGCGTCGTAATCGTTCCCGGTTATGGCATGGCGGTCGCGCAGGCGCAGTACATCGTCCGTGAGCTCACATCCAAGCTCAAGGAGCGCAACGTCGACGTGCGCTACGCCATCCACCCGGTGGCAGGGCGCCTTCCCGGTCATATGAACGTGCTGCTGGCCGAAGCAGGCATCCCGTACGACATCGTCCTCGAGATGGACGAGATCAATGACGACTTCTCGCGTACGGATCTCGTCCTGGTGATCGGTGCGAACGACATCGTGAATCCGGGTGCCCTGGAAGACGAAAGCAGCCCGATCTACGGAATGCCTGTCTGCGAGGTCTGGAAGTCGGATCTCGTCGTGGTGTTCAAGCGCTCGATGGGTACGGGATACGCCGGTGTACAGAACCCGCTCTTCTTCAAGGAGAACACGCGGATGCTGTTCGGTGATGCCAAGGAGTCCGTGACCAAGCTGGTCGCGGGGTTGTAG
- a CDS encoding M28 family peptidase, whose protein sequence is MILLAAASFGCSEGNKGLSLEQALDSLNVDAFLERMATLSSDEMAGRRPGTAGFDSAAAYVVREARALGLQPGGVDGTYLQPILFRKSETDLAAAAFSVGGDALELGHDFSVSPRISGTETDLEAPMVFAGFGISAPDLGYDDFEGIDVEGKLVVVISGAPDSFGSLERTVLSASKVRDAELRARGAVGVVVVQPDGARLSSRAGTGFVVPDTEIDLEPGGEELGASLVVRRSLVAGWMGGAGQDIESVHARILAGEPSSFDLSAMVRLRARFIHESFESANVAALLPGSDPKLKDEYLVVTAHLDHLGIGSPVSGDSTYNGTLDNASGSAAILTLASALSQMEPPRRSVLFLWVTAEELGMLGSEYFTRFPTVAPGRIVANQNIDGVMGMIAAASDVLAFGYEHSNLSDAVDFAVARTGTPVSPDPTPEENLFIRSDQYAFVREGIPAIWVQAARSSVDPAIDAQAELDQWIVDRYHKPIDDNQQPKDLDGVRAELRSNLLVTYHIANEMEAIQWDENSFLYRLSHPR, encoded by the coding sequence GTGATCCTTCTCGCGGCTGCGTCCTTCGGGTGTTCTGAAGGGAACAAGGGTCTCTCTCTTGAGCAGGCACTCGATAGCCTGAACGTCGATGCGTTTCTGGAGAGAATGGCCACGCTCTCCAGCGACGAGATGGCCGGACGCCGCCCCGGCACCGCCGGCTTCGATTCCGCCGCAGCTTATGTCGTCCGCGAGGCCCGGGCGCTAGGGCTCCAGCCCGGCGGGGTAGATGGGACGTATCTGCAGCCCATCCTCTTCCGCAAGTCCGAGACAGACCTGGCCGCCGCAGCGTTTTCGGTGGGAGGAGATGCGCTCGAACTGGGCCATGACTTCTCGGTGTCGCCGCGCATCAGCGGCACGGAAACCGACCTCGAGGCACCGATGGTCTTCGCGGGCTTTGGGATCAGCGCGCCGGACCTCGGATACGATGACTTCGAGGGAATCGACGTGGAGGGCAAGCTCGTAGTGGTAATCAGTGGTGCGCCAGATTCTTTCGGCTCTCTGGAGCGTACTGTTCTTTCCGCGAGCAAAGTCCGCGACGCGGAGCTGAGGGCGAGAGGAGCGGTCGGTGTCGTCGTGGTCCAGCCCGACGGTGCCCGCCTTTCCTCTCGAGCCGGCACTGGGTTCGTGGTGCCTGACACCGAGATCGACCTGGAGCCGGGTGGTGAAGAGCTCGGCGCCTCGCTGGTGGTCCGACGCAGCCTCGTAGCAGGGTGGATGGGGGGCGCGGGACAGGACATCGAGTCGGTGCACGCTCGGATCCTTGCCGGGGAGCCCAGCTCCTTCGACCTGAGCGCCATGGTTCGATTGAGGGCTCGGTTCATACATGAGTCATTCGAAAGCGCCAACGTGGCGGCCCTGCTCCCGGGGTCTGACCCGAAGCTCAAAGATGAGTACCTGGTCGTGACTGCCCACCTCGACCACCTGGGCATCGGTTCGCCCGTGAGCGGGGACTCGACCTACAACGGGACCCTGGACAACGCATCGGGCTCAGCGGCGATCCTCACGCTGGCGTCGGCGCTCAGCCAGATGGAGCCGCCCCGCCGGTCGGTGCTCTTCCTCTGGGTCACCGCGGAAGAGTTGGGAATGCTCGGCTCCGAGTACTTCACGCGGTTTCCGACAGTGGCTCCCGGACGGATCGTAGCGAATCAAAATATCGACGGGGTCATGGGCATGATCGCCGCGGCTTCAGACGTTCTCGCCTTCGGATACGAGCACTCCAACCTCTCGGATGCCGTCGACTTTGCAGTGGCCCGAACAGGCACCCCCGTCAGTCCAGACCCTACTCCTGAAGAGAACTTGTTCATACGGAGCGACCAGTACGCTTTCGTCCGTGAGGGCATTCCAGCCATCTGGGTGCAAGCCGCACGAAGCAGTGTCGATCCCGCCATCGATGCACAGGCGGAACTCGACCAGTGGATCGTCGACCGGTACCACAAGCCCATCGATGACAATCAACAACCCAAGGACCTCGACGGGGTCAGGGCCGAACTTCGGTCCAATCTTCTGGTCACCTACCACATTGCGAACGAGATGGAGGCCATTCAATGGGATGAGAACAGCTTTCTGTACCGGCTAAGCCACCCACGCTGA
- a CDS encoding amidohydrolase family protein — protein MTVRTSTRACVALISALGLLGLVPHAPRQVGFEVTIREGTNMAAALSPDGSTLAIDALGRIWTLPANGGEATALTDPFGDARQPTWSPDGQWIAFQAYWDGDYDIWVVGADGTGLSRLTSGPFDDREPHWSPDGSRVAFSSDRAGTYDLWEVSSVRREVRRITEGGGNEYGPAYGPDGRIAYVTDGSEAGLWVRSGEGGVERIVDLGAADGFAPSWSPDGTRIAYSSQTYGSSSLHIVAASGGATGGSVVSDQDEDVFPFRPSWRADGHLLYTADGNVRARPTSGGTSVDVPFSATVTLERPAYRKTLRNFEASGPAPVRGILSPSVSPDGTRVAFTALGDLWIMPIGGEPERVTDDPWVEVDPMWSPDGQSLAFGTDRGGAVDVWIHDVETGRARQLTQDGGSGPVWSPDGAEIAYTGGTGSETGLRVASVESGVARTVRSGLNNPGRPTWSPDGTQIGVSALWTYSSRFREGVNKALLIRIARPAAEEDSDDAPDDFFALPRQANERWLDFLPNQSVGTRSTDGPLWSPDGDRLAYVSNGVLWVMPVTHAGDPLGPPQRLNNETTSDLSWAGDSHSIVYLTTDRLRRVWLESGSIEDILVPLTWTRTVPQDRTVIHAGALFDGVSAQLERNVDVVVEGNRIVRVGPHDPALHDEERVVDASDGVLSPGLIEMHTHGGLGEGESIGRNWLSYGVTTIRRVSADPYDMTEAKESIESGRRIGPRIFATGNSMDGSRIYYGGGASMGAIGQVELEMQRAAALEYDLVKTYVRLPDAVQRRVISEAHALGMSVTSHELYPGVAYGADGVEHVRGTSRRGYSTKVSELNRSYQDVVELLARSRMSITPTVGLYGGFGLLAGDDPSLLQDPRLEAFPASTGRGRRGGDPETVRRMVSEMGSLARRVVEQGGVVVVGTDFGPPGLSLVAEMEVLTRYGGMDPVDVMRATTSIPAEAMGYGAEFGAVRPGMLADLVVFGSNPLEDIRAVRDVRFVVTNGQVYPMADLLQRPDGS, from the coding sequence ATGACCGTCCGGACCTCCACCAGAGCGTGCGTCGCGCTCATCTCAGCGCTCGGACTCCTTGGGCTGGTCCCACATGCACCACGCCAGGTCGGCTTTGAAGTCACGATTCGTGAAGGCACGAACATGGCGGCGGCGCTTTCACCCGATGGAAGCACGCTCGCCATCGACGCGCTGGGGCGGATCTGGACGCTGCCGGCGAATGGTGGTGAGGCGACTGCGCTCACTGATCCGTTCGGTGATGCGCGGCAGCCGACGTGGTCGCCGGACGGGCAGTGGATCGCGTTTCAGGCCTACTGGGATGGCGACTACGACATCTGGGTCGTCGGCGCTGATGGCACGGGTCTCTCGCGTCTGACTTCCGGTCCGTTTGATGACCGTGAGCCTCACTGGTCACCGGACGGATCTCGTGTCGCGTTCTCCTCGGACCGGGCGGGCACGTACGACCTCTGGGAAGTATCGAGCGTTCGCCGAGAGGTACGGCGGATCACCGAAGGCGGTGGCAACGAGTACGGGCCAGCGTATGGCCCCGACGGCCGCATCGCGTACGTGACGGACGGAAGTGAGGCGGGGCTCTGGGTTCGATCGGGGGAGGGGGGCGTGGAACGCATCGTCGACCTCGGCGCCGCGGACGGCTTCGCTCCGTCCTGGAGCCCCGACGGCACCCGCATCGCGTACAGCAGTCAGACTTACGGGAGCAGCTCGCTACACATCGTAGCTGCATCGGGAGGCGCTACCGGAGGATCCGTCGTCAGTGATCAGGATGAGGACGTCTTCCCGTTCCGGCCTTCCTGGCGTGCGGACGGACATCTGCTCTATACGGCCGACGGGAATGTGCGTGCACGCCCCACGTCCGGCGGGACTTCTGTTGATGTGCCGTTCAGCGCGACGGTCACGCTCGAGCGGCCCGCCTATCGCAAGACGTTGAGGAATTTTGAGGCGTCTGGACCAGCGCCGGTCCGCGGCATCCTGTCACCCTCGGTGTCCCCAGACGGCACGCGTGTCGCGTTCACTGCGCTCGGCGACCTCTGGATCATGCCGATCGGTGGTGAGCCGGAGCGGGTGACTGACGACCCATGGGTTGAGGTCGATCCCATGTGGTCGCCAGATGGACAAAGTCTCGCCTTCGGGACTGACCGTGGGGGTGCCGTCGACGTCTGGATCCACGACGTGGAGACGGGGCGCGCACGCCAACTCACCCAGGACGGTGGCAGCGGCCCTGTGTGGTCACCGGATGGGGCCGAGATCGCCTACACGGGCGGGACCGGTAGCGAGACTGGCCTCCGCGTCGCCTCGGTCGAGTCTGGAGTAGCACGTACTGTGCGTAGCGGCCTCAACAATCCCGGGCGTCCGACTTGGTCTCCCGACGGGACCCAGATCGGGGTGTCCGCACTCTGGACGTATTCGAGCCGTTTCCGTGAGGGCGTCAACAAGGCGCTCCTCATTCGGATCGCCCGGCCCGCGGCCGAAGAGGACAGCGACGACGCTCCGGACGATTTTTTCGCTCTGCCGCGCCAGGCGAACGAGCGCTGGCTGGATTTCCTCCCGAACCAGTCAGTTGGGACACGCTCCACAGACGGACCGCTGTGGTCTCCGGATGGCGACCGGCTCGCATACGTTTCAAACGGCGTCCTCTGGGTGATGCCTGTGACACACGCGGGCGACCCACTGGGCCCGCCACAACGCCTGAACAACGAGACGACGTCGGATCTCTCCTGGGCCGGCGACTCTCACTCGATCGTGTACCTCACAACCGATCGCCTCCGACGTGTCTGGCTGGAAAGCGGCAGCATCGAGGATATCCTGGTGCCGCTTACTTGGACGCGAACGGTCCCGCAGGACAGGACGGTCATTCATGCCGGAGCGCTCTTCGATGGAGTTTCGGCCCAGCTCGAGCGCAATGTCGATGTGGTCGTCGAGGGCAATCGGATCGTCCGCGTGGGGCCGCATGACCCGGCTCTGCATGACGAGGAGCGAGTCGTCGATGCGTCGGACGGCGTGCTCTCACCCGGCCTCATCGAAATGCACACCCACGGCGGACTCGGCGAGGGCGAGTCCATTGGCAGGAACTGGCTGTCCTACGGCGTGACCACCATCCGCCGGGTGTCGGCCGACCCATACGACATGACCGAGGCGAAGGAGTCGATCGAGTCGGGCCGTCGCATCGGACCCCGCATTTTCGCGACCGGGAACTCGATGGACGGCAGCCGCATCTACTATGGCGGTGGAGCGTCGATGGGCGCGATTGGGCAGGTGGAACTCGAGATGCAGCGAGCAGCGGCGCTCGAGTACGATCTCGTGAAGACATATGTGCGGCTTCCCGATGCAGTGCAGCGTCGTGTCATCTCAGAGGCCCATGCGCTCGGGATGTCTGTGACGTCGCACGAACTCTACCCGGGGGTGGCCTACGGTGCCGACGGCGTCGAGCACGTGCGCGGAACAAGTCGTCGAGGGTACTCGACGAAAGTGTCGGAGCTAAATCGGAGTTATCAGGACGTCGTTGAGCTACTCGCCCGCTCGAGGATGTCGATTACACCGACCGTGGGACTGTATGGCGGATTCGGACTGCTCGCCGGAGATGACCCGTCCCTCCTCCAGGACCCGCGACTCGAAGCGTTTCCGGCGAGCACGGGCCGAGGCCGCCGCGGGGGCGACCCCGAGACCGTGCGGCGCATGGTGAGCGAAATGGGATCTTTGGCGCGCAGGGTCGTCGAGCAGGGAGGTGTGGTCGTTGTAGGCACCGACTTCGGTCCTCCCGGACTGTCGCTGGTCGCAGAAATGGAGGTACTCACGCGCTACGGCGGAATGGATCCCGTGGACGTGATGCGAGCGACGACGTCTATCCCCGCCGAGGCTATGGGCTACGGGGCGGAATTCGGCGCTGTGCGGCCGGGTATGCTCGCCGACCTCGTCGTATTCGGAAGCAACCCGCTGGAGGACATTCGCGCGGTCCGGGATGTCCGCTTCGTCGTAACGAACGGACAGGTGTACCCGATGGCGGATCTGCTTCAGCGCCCGGATGGGTCGTGA
- a CDS encoding aldo/keto reductase, with product MVSRRDWLRLTAGAGAALSLNPRLLAALQSGAVRTRGIPSTGEQVPVIGLGGRWISTNSTAEELTGHRSVLHELAKDAEGAGRVFDSAAGYGGGGSEEYAGQWGEEDGFAEDLFWATKVNVAGRGGGSVDEADVRAQIERSFDRMRVPVIDLNQVHNMGDPPTQLGVLQEYKESGRIRYTGITTTSAGQYGALARVMREYPIDFIGIDYAIDNRQAEEEILPLALDRGIGVIVYLPFGRSRMWGRIGDRELPDWASEFDAHTWAQFMLKFVVANPAVTLAAPGTGDPEHMVDNLGGGRGRLPTADHVKRMLDLVESLPGG from the coding sequence ATGGTCTCAAGACGCGATTGGCTTCGTCTCACCGCCGGCGCCGGCGCAGCGCTCTCCCTGAACCCACGGCTCCTTGCGGCGCTTCAGTCCGGCGCGGTCCGCACGCGCGGGATTCCATCAACGGGCGAACAGGTACCTGTGATCGGACTGGGAGGTCGCTGGATTTCGACGAACTCGACTGCGGAAGAACTCACCGGTCACCGGTCGGTCCTCCACGAACTCGCAAAGGATGCCGAGGGTGCGGGGCGGGTCTTCGATAGTGCCGCCGGATACGGCGGTGGTGGATCAGAGGAGTACGCGGGCCAGTGGGGTGAGGAAGACGGCTTCGCCGAAGATCTATTCTGGGCGACCAAGGTGAACGTCGCAGGACGTGGCGGTGGCTCTGTGGATGAGGCCGATGTCCGGGCTCAGATCGAGCGTTCGTTTGACCGGATGAGAGTTCCTGTCATCGACCTGAATCAGGTCCACAACATGGGCGATCCGCCCACGCAACTCGGCGTACTCCAGGAGTACAAGGAGTCCGGGCGCATTCGGTACACGGGCATAACTACCACGAGCGCGGGTCAATACGGAGCACTCGCCCGGGTCATGCGAGAGTATCCGATCGACTTTATCGGAATCGACTACGCCATCGACAATCGGCAGGCCGAGGAAGAGATCCTTCCGCTGGCGCTGGACCGAGGGATTGGCGTCATCGTATACCTGCCGTTCGGTCGCAGCCGGATGTGGGGACGTATCGGAGACCGCGAACTACCCGACTGGGCGAGCGAGTTCGACGCCCATACGTGGGCGCAGTTCATGCTCAAGTTCGTGGTGGCCAATCCGGCGGTGACCCTGGCCGCGCCGGGAACGGGCGACCCGGAGCACATGGTGGACAACCTTGGCGGCGGACGTGGACGTCTGCCCACCGCGGACCACGTAAAGCGGATGCTTGATCTGGTCGAGAGCCTGCCGGGCGGCTAG